ACATTGCTGCTTTTTATTCAGAGCAAGAGTTATAAAAAAGTTAGAGTGAACTGTTAGTCAAAACTGAGTCCAAATCCTTTACTTGGAGGTTGGGGGAAAGGCCCAGCACGGTCTGCCATTCTCTGCAGAAGGGCTAGATCACTGATTGCCCCATCTTGAGTAACGTGCTTGTCTAAGAAGGTGGGGAATGTGAGGAACTAGCAGTCACTGGCTTGCTGTTCCtggattccccccaccccagacttacAGAAATCCCATTTTTCAGTTACAAGAGGAAAACAATAAGATATAGCAAATAAATACTACTTCAATATAGCACCAAATAAATTAGGTAACATAGTCAGAAATGGGGCGGAGGCTGAGGGCTGGGGGGAGTCCTTGCCTCCCTGCTCTAAGGCCGAGGAATGGTAAAGGGATAGGAAAGGCAGCATGGATGTAAAAAGAGCCTTCTGAATCTAAAGGACAACTCTAGATTCAGTCCCAAAACTGAGGAGGGTTCTGTTCTCTGTCCCCAGGAAAGCTGCCCCAGGCGAGGGAATTCTAGATCAATAGgaggctgggaagatggcaggagggaggaaggtgggcTGGGAAGCTGTGTTCTTGAGCCTCACCTCAGGCTCCTCTCCCCCTCAAGTTGCTCCTTCAACATCTTGCTTCTCTCCATCAGTTTCGGGGACATCAGAGTTTGAAGATTTCATCCTCCTGGTCTCGAAGTGTCCGGGTCCGAGAGGTTCGGGTGAGTGGCACCGGACCTAGTACTGCTCGCTGCTGCATCCTAGGGGAGCTCAGGTGAAGGCCTGACTCCTCCCCAGGTATCCTGCAGGTGAGGAAAGGGGGCAAAATGACAGATCAGGGCAAGAACCGAGAAAGGGCCCAGTGAAGGGGTACAGAGCAAGCTATCTTCCCCCCccgctttttttaaagattgtatttatttattcatgagagatacagagagagcgagagagaggcagagacgcaggcagagggagaagcaggctccatgcagggagcctgacgtgggactcgatcctgggtctccaggaccgcgccctgggccgaaggccggcgttaaaccactgagccactagggctgccctatCCTCCCCTTCTAATAGACATGAGCAGCTTGCTCTGAGGTGGAGTCTTGTCACCCTCTCGCTAAGTTCTAACCCGAATGCTCCTTCGTGGATCATTAGCGCTCATCTCCTCTACTCCAGTGAGCACAAAGAACCATTTTCTGCTGCTCTACCCATCCCAGCAGCCACTGGCTCTGTTGCTGTCCTAGGGCCACCTGGGCAAAAGGCTTTACCTTGCTTCTGCTGACACTGAGCTCTTACTTGTGTGCCTGGTCAGCTAAGGCTACAAGAATGGAGAAGTCTGTGGAAGGGCTTAAAATGAACCATTCAAGACTCACccactttctccctttctcagcTTCTGGGCAGCAGCCTTCTTTGACAGGCTGATCTGTGAATCAAGCTTCTTAAGGAAATCTGAGGCAGAGAGGTCATGGATGGGAGTTGGGGGTTCCCGGCCAGGTGTGGGAAGGACTTCGCCATTAGCATGTTCTGAGCCTGGCTCCTGTTTCTTCCTGTCAGCCGAGTGTGGCCGAACTTCATCGTTCCTTGACTGTAcctcttcctctccattcttctcttcctcagaATCCAAACCATTGAACAGGTCTCTGGGCTCTGTCAGGATGGGGATGTAGAGGGTTTTCTTCAAGAAGATGGAGTCATTAGTATAAAGGCGGTTTGCACGCTTAATCtgttccatctttaaaaaaaagtcaccgcaattaatgatagtaataatgatCAATCTTCTGTTTAGCATCTCATGCCTTTTAAAGTGATTGTACAGAGTCCTATCCATCCATATCACAACCAAGCTAAAATACAAAGGGTTGACAGTATTCCTCTTTTATTGATCAGTGGGTTCCATACTTTCTGGTGTTAGGGTCCCTTTATGTTATCAGAAACTACTGAGGAAAAAAGCTTTCCTCAAATGTAGATTATAGCTATCAACAtttaaagtattataaattaaaactgaaaaaatatgaaaaaaatgtatttattttaaaataacccattactggggcccctgggtggttcagtcagttaagcatctgactcttgatttcagctcaggtcatgatctcagggctgtagaATTGAGCCCTagggtcaggctccttgctcagtggggagtctgctggagattctctcttcatctccctctgcctctcccctatcCTGTGctcactcttactctctcttccaaatatataaatcttaaaaaaacaaataaacattacatgttaacaaatattttaaggaaaaataactattttctaaaataacaaatgGATCAAAAAGAGAggcactgttttacatttttttttgcaagttaCTTTAACATCTGACTTAACAGAAGACCACAGAAGATTCATCTATCTGCCTCTACATTCAATGGGCTGTAATATTACATGTCATACAACTTCTGGAAAATACAGTACACTCATGAGGATGAAAAAGACAAAGCCTTGTTATCATTACTGTGACAATGATTTTGACTTGTAGATTCCTGAAGAGTCTCAGGTACTCCTAGGGATCCCTAGACCTCACTTTCAGAACTTCTGTTAAAGAAGAaggaattgaggctcagagaagttacttGTGTAAGATGACCCAGCAGGTTAATGACAAAGCTAGAAATGGAATTCTGGGCCTTTTCACTCCTTCTGGGGATGCTTTTCACACTAATAATTTCAttgaccaaatatttatttagtgcctattTATTCATCACTGAACATAGTGACTGGCATTACCATCCACTTGCAACCCAAGGTAGAAATATGCCAACCTtaactcattcttttctttgacCAACCATACCACACTGATCAACAAAAGTATTGCAAAAATCTCTCTCCCATCTGGTCTGACCTTCACGTTGCCTGCCAGCACCTTAGAACATATTCTTACTACTTCTCCTCTGGGTATTAtaacagtcattttattttattttatttatttttatttattttattttatattttttattttatatattttattttattttatttatttttattcatgagagacacacagagagaggcagagacacaggcagagggagaagcaggctccatgcaggaagcccaatgtgggacttgatctcaggtctccaggatcacgccctgggctgaaggcggcgccaaaccgctggacCACCAGGGCTTACCCCTATAACAGTCTTTTTAACTGGtcttcctctctccatttctATGTATCTCCACCCTGGTCAACAGCTATCTTTCTAAAAAAACTTAATCTGATCAACCTGCTACCCTGCTTATTAACCTCCTATGGCTCCCCATTGGCTCAGAGATAAAAGTCAAATTAGCGTTCAAGGGTTCTCAATCTACCCCCATAAGATGTCTAACCTCATCTCTCATCTTCTgccatctatatatatatcttgctatcctgaacttttcattttttccccaaacattttATGATCTTTCACACTTTTGTGTCTTTATCTACCTGAAATACTTCTCCACTGTCTTCTCTGCTGGGAAAACTTCTTCTCATCAAATATAACTCCCTTTGTGTTAACCTTCTCCAGGGCTCCCAAGGTATACTGTAAATAGTGCCCTATAATACCTACTCTGTTATATTGTTATTCACCCTTTTGCATATTTGTCTTGCCCAAACTCTgagttctttgagggcagggatgCTGTTCCTGTATCCTAAGGCCCTTCTCAGCATCACACAAACTTGGCACAGAGCAGAGGTTCATTAATGCTTTATGAGCAAATCAACTAGATAACAAAATATAGAAACTGCAAATGTAGTATATTAGTAAAAATCTTATGCTATACTGCgttaaaataaaactggattaaTCTCaacatattgttaaaaaaaagttaaaattggcTCGCAGTTTTGCAGCTTTATTTTGCAAAGCACTTGATACTATTAATTTCATTTTGCCTAGATAATATCTAGGTCCCTAACTCCAAGATGCTATGAATACTGTGAATCTTTTGGTGCTTTCATTTCCTAGAAGTACCATATAAGGCAACATCATTCCACCTTTAAAAAGGATGTAACCAAAGCCAAACCCCAGAGGAGTCCTAGGCTGCTGAGCCAGTCTGCTGAGCTAGAAAGGCCATTAGAATCTAGTTAAagagggtagccccggtggcgcagcagtttagcgccgcctgcagcccaggacgtgatcctggagaccctggatggagtcccacgtcgggctctctgcgtggagcctgcttctccctctgcctgtgtctctgcctctctctctctgtctctatgaataaataaataaaatatttttttttaaaaagaatctagtTAAAgagaacagttaaaaaaaaaagagagagagaaagaatagttCAAAGGGATGATTTTAGAATGAGACAACCTGGTCTGAATCCCAGCTTGATTTAATAGACTAGTTAACTCTATTAAGTAGACTTGTAGTCTGTAGCACGTTATCTCCCTAACCCTCGCTTTCCTTAttatctttaatcttttttttttttaagattgtatttatttattcatgagaggcacagagatagagaagcagagacacaggcagagggagaagcaggctccatgcagggagcctgatgcggataGGTAATAACTCCggtaattatcattatttaatacctctttctcattttacaaatgtaaggaaactgaggccccagccAGGTGAAGGGACATATGCAGGCACTCAGCTGGGATGGAGGGAGTGCTCAACACCTTCATATCCACTTCCTTTGTTTAGGCCATGGCCTCTACTTGCAGTGTTCACTTTCCTATCCTCCCAATCTCCATCTGTGGAAATCTTAgccatgttttcattcattcaaaaaacatcTATTAGCTTCTGTGTGCTGGGATTCTGCCAGACTCCAGAGATATAAAACGGAAAGAAAATAGTTCTGTCCCTTAAGAAAAATACAGGTTATTGGAAAGACAAACACATACAAGGTATAAACAACAGGAGTATAGGTTTGTGGAGGAGCTATAGAAAGGAACTTCTAAGTCTTTCAAGGCCCCTTAAAATTCCCTTAAAATCTACACTTACGTCTGTCCTCGTCCCTTTccaaatataaatgaatcttttcTGATTTCCCACCCTTTGTTAATACCTCTACAAACTCACCTGCAATCATTACCTGTTTCCCCCTTACATTTCTCACTAGACTGCAAATTATATGAGGGCAacaattacacattttatttatgttttgatcTCTTGGTCTGGTTACAACAGTGCTTAAACATACCATGCACAGAAATGTTAGctaaggatgcctggatggctcagtgggttgagcatctgactcttgctctctgctcaggtcatgatctcagggtggtgagatagagcccagcatctggctctgcacttagcagggagtctgcttgacattcactctccctctctctctgcctctgcccctcctcaccctgtgatctaaaataataaatacataagtaaatctttttaaaaatgtcggttaaaaaaataacttaaaaataaaaagagggatgcctgggtggctcagtggctgagtgtctgcctttggctcaaggtgtgatcctggggtcccgggatggagtcccacaccaggctcctggcagggagcctgcttctccctctgcatatgtctctgcctctctctcggtgtctcaggaataaataaaatcttaaaaataaaattaaaaaaataaaaaataaaaataaatgttggctaaATTTGACAGGATATGGGAAAAAATTAATCAGTTTCAATGCAATGTATTTTTTACAGCTATCAAATATACCCCATGCACAGCCTGAAATGCCTGGTGTAGAGTATCTTTTTCGCACCATAGAGGCCACCCTACGGAAAGAAGGTAGAGCACTGAGGAgtaaaaaagaactagaagagacagactttaaaaacttagaactagggtggcttagttgattaagagTATCTGTTTTGCACCATGGAGGCCACCCTACGGAAAGAAGGCAGAGCACTGAGGAgtaaaaaagaactagaagagacagactttaaaaacttagaactagggtggcttagttgattaagcaacagactcttgaattcagctaaggtcctgggatggatgtggggctccatgcttgcctgccagtctgcttgggattttccccaccttcttcccctctccttccccctcttccaaaaataaatacataaatctttggggaaaaaaaaaaaaaaacccaacaacttaGATCTAGAGTGGTTAGAGCACTGGTCTCACAAAGAACCTTAGAAACCAACTCTCCACTGTTTGCTGTAAATGTTTAATCACTTGCAATTAAAAAGTTTCCATGTGGTTAATATTAcgagctttggagtcagatctgTTTGAATTCCCACTCTAATGCTCATTGGTTATTTGACCTTGGTCAAATTGGTTAACCAATCtaagtctgtttcttcatctgtaaacaaACGTATGCTTGACGGGGATGGGAGAACCAAATGGGCCAATGTATGTAAAACCTCTAGAATAGAGACTGGCATAAATAGAAGCAGCTCCTCTCCACCCGGATAGTGGCACAGGGTCTGTCCCAACCAGACAAGGCAACACTGAGATGGGAGAACAAAAAGATAAAGGTGGGTCAGACCACAACACAATTAGGAAATTTCAGGGGAAGTTGCCTAGCCGGGTCATTACATTCTAATGAGGAATAATCTCTTCTGAGTGGTTGTCTGCATCCCTACCATGGAAGACTCACCGTCACCCCGTATTTCAGTGCGAGTCCAGCCAGGGTGTCTCCGGGGGCCAGCTGATGCTCCAGGCGTCTTTCCCTCACCGGGGAGCAGGCTGACTGCACCAGGCTTCCGTAAGAACGAGCCCGGCTCCCCTGTAGCAGTCCTGACCCCCCGAGGGGGGCCTGTCTAGAGGACGAAGCCATCTCCTCACCCCGCCGGCAGCTGGGGTTGCAAGTGAGGGAGGCCTGGCTAAGTGCCGACAGCCACGGGGCTGGGGGCGAGGGACGTCTATCCAGGGGGTTCCTTTCCCCCGTCTCCTCTCACAAACCCCCGTCTGCCCCGGCACTTCGCGCCCCCGCGGCTCTCGTTTGTCCCGCTTCCCAGGCGCCTTCCCACGAATCTGTATCCCGAGGATCCAGTCCCTACCAGAGTCTCTCCTTATTAGCACCCCGCTGACTTTCAACCCTCCCACCACTATGAACTCTGACCTTTGAACCGTAGTTACCCTCCACACTCCGCTCAGCTCGCCCCTCTCCCCCAGGTCAGGCAGCCTCCGCCTCCCAGGTTCCCCTCACACCCCGGCCCCGCCTCGTCCCGGGTTGGTCGGCTTGTGTCAGGAATAAATCCAGCCCCCTCCTGGTGGGCTGTCGGCGGCCAGGGAGGCGCGTGAGGACCGCGAGAGTTTGTACTACACGTTCCACTCAGAGATCTTCCAAGGCCCGCTCCTCAGCAAATCCGTCACGGCCTCAACGTCGGTCTCCACATTTAAGTTCTTGTCTCCCCAGACGCCTCGAATCAGCCAAGATGCAAGGGCCGGGAGCCAGCTGGGTGGCAAGCCCTttgaaaaaaagacttcatttccCAAAACGCCCCGCGCCTGCGGGGTCGCCGGGTCGCGTGGGCAGTGCGGTCGGCTCCGCAGGCTGTGGGCGGGCTTTCCGCGAGCGCTGTGCATCTAGGGAAGTAAGGAGGCCAACCGGAAAGAAACCCGACGGGAGAAGACGCCTTACTCTCGCTACGGTGGCCTGAGAGGAGTGGCCGAGGCGGCTCGGGAGAATTGTTCGCTTCTGGAGCTCAGTCGTAATGTCTTTCAAGAGGGAAGGGGATGATTCGAGTCAACTCAATGTGCTCAAAGTAAGCGCGAGAGGGGAGCATCGGGAACAGTTTCACTGCCCCGTGAAGGAGCTGTTTTGTTGCTCTGGCAACAGCTGCGGGGCCGGCGCGACCAGAGCTGGGTAGTGACCCCTTCTTCGCCCAGTGATCTCTGTTCTCATGGTCCTTTTTGCCTTTCAATCTTtgacccctccctcctctcccactgGTCCCGTCCGGCTACCCCCTGCAGAAACGGAGAGTCGGGGACCTGCTGGCCAGTTATATCCCAGAGGATGAAGCGCTCATGCTACGGGATGGACGGTGAGGGCGAGGGGTGATCAAGCCCGAGGGTGCTGCGGTTATAGGCTTCGTATAATTTTGTTATCAAGGGGGGAGCGGGAGTATCTAGGATTTTCTGATGGGGGATGAGGGACAGGGATGTGGGTGGTGGAAATTGGGAGACCCTAGAGTTTGGTTTTGGAAAGGGTTGCTAGGTCCAGGTGGAACCAGACCCCACTCACCTGGCACCGAATATCTTCTACCCTCCTCTCCAGCTTCGCTTGTGCTATCTGTCCCCACCGACCTGTACTGGACACCCTGGCCATGCTGACTGCCCACCGTGCAGGCAAGAAACATCTGTCCAGTAAGTGAGGGAAGACAAATCTCTGCAGATCACTCTTgcggttttgtttttaattctcttcccCTCTACCTTCAGGCCTGCAGCTTTTCTATGGCAAGAAGCAGCCAGTAAAGGGAATGGAGCAGAATCCAAGACAGCAGAATGAATTGAGGCAGTCAGAGATCAAGGCTGAGGTAGGTAAtcagggaggggagggtgtgTTTTGGGTGGGCCTGCTGCACATCTTAGGCTTGAAGGGCTTCGACTTCTTTCTAGCTCTGAAGACACTGACTGTGTTTCCCATCTCCACACCAGGCTCCTCTGTTAACGCAGACCCGACTTACCACCCAGAGTGCTCTGCACAGAGCTCCTCACTATAACAGTTGCTGCCGCAGGAAGCACAGGTCTGTGGGGTGGGAAAGCCAGAGGTAGGGCGGGTCAGAGGAGATAGATGGCTCTAAGATAAAGGTATTACAAATTGTATTCTCAGGAATATTAATACTCCAGAGATGTTTActgatatttcagaaaaaaaagagaatgttgcttttttttttttttttaagtttaggaaACGGCACTTTGGTTTTTGTTctaaagattttactgatttattcatgagagacagagagaggcagagacataggcagagggagaagcaggctccctgtggagagcccaatgcaggattcaatcccaggaccccgggatcatgacctgagccgaaggcagacactcaaccactgagtcacccaggtgccccaggaaatggCACTTTGTGATCCTACTTGAAGAGtagtaatattaatatattcGAAGGGCTCTACAAAgtctaaagattaaaaaaaaaaaaaaaaaacccgggatccctgggtggcgcagcggtttggcgcctgcctttggcccagggcacgatcctggagacccgggatcgagtcccacgtcaggctcccggtgcatggagcctgcttctccctctgcctatgtctctgcctctctctctctctgtgtgactatcataaataaataaaaattaaaaaataaaaaaaaaaaaaaaaaaaaaaaaccctcaaaatgtTATActagccttttaaaaattcatatgattccaaaattcttttttttatgcaaGACATTTACTAATATCTTGAGGAACACAGTTTAGGAAACACTTCTGTAAGGGATTGGGAGTCATAGGAGAATTGGCCTTTTTCCTTTACTACTTTTATAGACGTTGATTCTTCTCTACCTAGACCAGAAACCCCTCGTCCCTCTGTCTCCCATCCCCCTTTACCACCCCCAGAGGTTGAGCCTGAGAGTGGGAAGATCACTAAGGAACCCATGCCTGGAGCTGGCCCACAGGCCAAGGAGTCAGCAACTGTCTCATCCCCTGTGCCCATGAGCCCCACGAGGAAACGAGCCCTGGATCATTACCTCACCCTTCGAAGGTTTGTATGCAGAATCACTTTCttcaagttttctcttttctttctgagttttcttATTTCAATCCTtctcaattgtttttctcttatccCCATTAACTTCTTAAACCTCTTTTCCtgatttattctattttctgttatttgcagctCTGGATGGATCCCAGATGGACAAGGTCGATGGGTAAAAGATGAGAATGTTGAGTTTGACTCTGATGAAGAGGAACCTCCTGACCTTTCCTTAGACTGATACCCTCTTTTCCCCCTCAGTTCACAAATAAATTTCAGCAGGCTCCAGGAGTCTAACTTTCTTCAAGTCTACTTCCTTGCCCCATTTCAGGATTTCactggtggattttttttttttttttaagtaggctacacacccaatgtggagcccaatgtagagcttgaactcatgaccctgagatcaagacctgagctgagatcaagagtcaaactctgattaaccaaccaagccacccattTCAGGTGTCCCCCATTTCAGGACAGCCAGGCCCATTCTTCCCTGAAATGTACACAGCTCCCCATACTTctgacccctcccccaccttcaaCCAAAGTACTGCCAAGCGTCAGCTGCATGCAGCCCAATGCCCTATTAATAAGTCTGTCAGAAGGAGGTCTTTGCCCTTCATGTTGTCTGCCTTCTTCCCCACCTTCACTCAAAGTTCTTTCCTCCTTCAGATCACATGAAGTTGTAGTTAGACACCAGGGGCCCTACCCGTATCTGAAAAGAGGGCTGGGGTAGTAGGTACCCTGTGAGAGCAGAAGGGACTAACTGCATTGGCAGGGCCACAGGGAACACCAAGGGAGGGAGCTGCCCCACCTCTGCCTAGTAACTTGAACCTCCCTGCCTGCTGATCCCCAGAGTATAAATAATCCCCTGATGAACTGGCAGTAACCCTTGGGGGTTAGCGCCAAGATTCCCACCCCAAAGCCcgaggaaagagggaggcaggcagagtgGACAGAAGGGCCTTTATTTacaggaaaggggagagagaaggatttAGGTATTCAGGGCTCCCAGCTCTAGTTGGTAAAGGGAAAAGGTAGCGTTATCTCTTTTTTTGCTGGCGGCCTATAACAGGAAAGAGGAAACACAAGTCTTTGTTTTATCTCTTTGCTTCCTGCAAAGGTACTCATCTTCCCCTTTCCAGTTCCTTGGCCAGACTCAAAGAGGTAATGCCTTAGGCCAGCAAGCATACCCACCCCACATGGCAAGTAAAAATGCCATGCCCACAAACAggtatgtctggcttcttttccaCCTTTCTGCAGGTATAATTTGGGGCAGGAGACTTTTCTACTTTCTCACAGGGTTTAAACTTCTCATGTGAATACTGCTTTGGCAGCCCACAGGCCATTAGTCACTAAGCTTTCAGATTCACTACCTATTTGCCCTTTCCGCCACACAACAAGTTTGTATTTACTCACGTAGTTCATTGTTCcgggtcatggcctgggctgcCCGAGCTCGTGGCCCCTGCTGTGTAAAGTGGTAGCCAAAGCGGACAATGGAGGGACACTGTTCGAGAACGGTGGCCATCTCCATCTCCACTGCATCACCAGGCCACTGGCGctgggggaaggagagatgagACCTGTCAGCCACGCTCTCTGCCTGGTTCATTGTCCCACACCACCAACCCTTTGGGAGGTCAAAGAAGCTTGTTTCATCAGAGTGGGTGATGAGAAGTGCTGACTTGGCTCCCTTCATAGAGACCATGAAGAGGAGAATTCAGACAAAATTAGATGAGATCCTGACCCAAGGGCTGCTCCAGAAAAGAGATTCAGTGAGTATTACCTGAATGCAAAGACCAGAGGAAGGTAATGCTGACCTGGTTGTCTACACGCAGCTCAGTGAGTGTGGCATTTTCCCGAACTGCCTTCAGCACAGCCATGAGCCCTGTGCTGCTAATGAAGTTGGATTCAATGTTCAGGCTCTGGAGGCTACGATTCTCACGCAACATGTCAGCCACCGCCTGGGTAGTAGGGACTTGGGTTAGGATTAGGGGATAGTTTCACAGATGActgaggagagaaagaacaggagcaAGAGGGAAACACAGCTCTTTGAGAAGAGTCCTTGAGGAGCTGTAGGTGGGGCTCAGGGAGATGGAAGGGAGCACAGGTAGTAGGGGAAGCGGGGAGGGTAGGCATGCAGTGAAGTTGGTGGGGTGGTAGAGAGGGCCATGGCTCTCTGAGAAGGTGATCAGAAGATTTCAGAGTGATGAGCCATAGGACTGGGCGTAGGCTACCCTAAGAGAACATTGATAGGAAAAGCATCCCCAGCACAAACCCTTATGACAGCCCTGGCAGGGGTGCATGGTAAAGTATGGGGAGAGGACTAGGGATTTCAAGTTGCCTTACATTGGCAATGGGGTCCCCACTCCTTGTGGCCACAAGACTGAAGCTCCGGACGTAGGTATTTTTCTTCATGGCCTCACATAACTCAGTTAGCATGGGTATTGGGATGTCCTgacagaggggaagaggaaatggCAGGCTAAGGGACTCACATATCTGGGACTCACATAGTTAAATGGGCATTTAGTATTTGGAGGATGGGTGTGGGGGGGTCAGATACCTGTATGTTATTGAGGTTAACTTCCTCCAGCTCCTTGTCATTGTTTCGAACACTCTTCAGGATCTCCTCAATGTTTGTAGGATTTGGGGGCTCATCTGGCACTGGCTTATACTTGTCAGGCTGTACCACACCTGGTGGGTGAGGGCCAGAAGGAAACCCCAGCCTGTCCCCCACAGTCTCCTCCTCATAGGTTCTCTTATTATTCATGCACCACATCCTCTCCGTGATCACCCTGTTTTACCCTTTGCTACCTTCCCGCAGACCTTGGGAGTGGCTGCCAAAAGTCGTGGGTGCTGTGCCCCCAGA
This genomic stretch from Canis lupus dingo isolate Sandy chromosome 17, ASM325472v2, whole genome shotgun sequence harbors:
- the SCNM1 gene encoding sodium channel modifier 1 isoform X1, which codes for MSFKREGDDSSQLNVLKKRRVGDLLASYIPEDEALMLRDGRFACAICPHRPVLDTLAMLTAHRAGKKHLSSLQLFYGKKQPVKGMEQNPRQQNELRQSEIKAEAPLLTQTRLTTQSALHRAPHYNSCCRRKHRPETPRPSVSHPPLPPPEVEPESGKITKEPMPGAGPQAKESATVSSPVPMSPTRKRALDHYLTLRSSGWIPDGQGRWVKDENVEFDSDEEEPPDLSLD
- the TMOD4 gene encoding tropomodulin-4 isoform X2, translating into MSSYQKELEKYRDIDEDEILRTLSPEELEQLDCELQEMDPENMLLPAGLRQRDQTKKSPTGPLDRDALLQYLEQQALEVKERDDLVPFTGEKKGKPYIQPKREIPVQEQITLEPELEEALANATDAEMCDIAAILGMYTLMSNKQYYDAICSGEICNTEGISSVVQPDKYKPVPDEPPNPTNIEEILKSVRNNDKELEEVNLNNIQDIPIPMLTELCEAMKKNTYVRSFSLVATRSGDPIANAVADMLRENRSLQSLNIESNFISSTGLMAVLKAVRENATLTELRVDNQRQWPGDAVEMEMATVLEQCPSIVRFGYHFTQQGPRARAAQAMTRNNELRRQQKKR
- the LYSMD1 gene encoding lysM and putative peptidoglycan-binding domain-containing protein 1; its protein translation is MASSSRQAPLGGSGLLQGSRARSYGSLVQSACSPVRERRLEHQLAPGDTLAGLALKYGVTMEQIKRANRLYTNDSIFLKKTLYIPILTEPRDLFNGLDSEEEKNGEEEVQSRNDEVRPHSADRKKQEPGSEHANGEVLPTPGREPPTPIHDLSASDFLKKLDSQISLSKKAAAQKLRKGESGIPGEESGLHLSSPRMQQRAVLGPVPLTRTSRTRTLRDQEDEIFKL
- the TMOD4 gene encoding tropomodulin-4 isoform X1; translation: MSSYQKELEKYRDIDEDEILRTLSPEELEQLDCELQEMDPENMLLPAGLRQRDQTKKSPTGPLDRDALLQYLEQQALEVKERDDLVPFTGEKKGKPYIQPKREIPVQEQITLEPELEEALANATDAEMCDIAAILGMYTLMSNKQYYDAICSGEICNTEGISSVVQPDKYKPVPDEPPNPTNIEEILKSVRNNDKELEEVNLNNIQDIPIPMLTELCEAMKKNTYVRSFSLVATRSGDPIANAVADMLRENRSLQSLNIESNFISSTGLMAVLKAVRENATLTELRVDNQRQWPGDAVEMEMATVLEQCPSIVRFGYHFTQQGPRARAAQAMTRNNELQLQITENRINQEKRFKKLMGIREKQLRRIEIRKLRKKRENLKKVILHTNLRRVR
- the SCNM1 gene encoding sodium channel modifier 1 isoform X2 — protein: MSFKREGDDSSQLNVLKKRRVGDLLASYIPEDEALMLRDGRFACAICPHRPVLDTLAMLTAHRAGLQLFYGKKQPVKGMEQNPRQQNELRQSEIKAEAPLLTQTRLTTQSALHRAPHYNSCCRRKHRPETPRPSVSHPPLPPPEVEPESGKITKEPMPGAGPQAKESATVSSPVPMSPTRKRALDHYLTLRSSGWIPDGQGRWVKDENVEFDSDEEEPPDLSLD